The proteins below are encoded in one region of Sander lucioperca isolate FBNREF2018 chromosome 11, SLUC_FBN_1.2, whole genome shotgun sequence:
- the LOC116054886 gene encoding interferon-induced protein with tetratricopeptide repeats 1B-like isoform X2 has protein sequence MMCAAQSQTTLESKLEALQCHFTWDQEMSKSLILRRKDNVDDIGTEEGNSWLGHIYNLRGFIQYKLGFTKDAQSFFNKAAEAFRKIRNADEGPWLVVNYGNLAWLHHHLGDQAESQAYLSKVDALMNKYPSPSQDELHPEIYAEKAWTLMKFSPDKTLAADYIQRAIRMQPGMVEWNSSYILALRYASNHSDTGLEADLLEKVRLAMEQDPENLHLAVLYLNQRAKRGEKIEEEARELARKVLRNPVSSHSGIKLLLKVYNYHVSIDEAIDLVEEALETHPDERYLKKCATLCYKLKLTYFRDSHPEQSMIDRAISLLKDVIALYPHSSLVKKIDLANVYAKSKYGQDKAEHIYQELLKSDLEPADKQVLYNYYAKYSNFELKDRNMSIRYHMMAAKIPHQSFFRGNSITILERIKDRGRNRKCREIEEFLENLQEPQ, from the exons ATGATGTG TGCTGCTCAGAGTCAAACAACACTGGAGTCCAAACTGGAGGCCCTGCAGTGCCACTTCACCTGGGATCAGGAGATGAGCAAGTCCCTAATTTTACGTCGCAAGGACAACGTGGATGACATCGGCACCGAGGAGGGAAACAGCTGGCTGGGTCACATTTACAACCTGCGGGGGTTCATTCAGTACAAGCTGGGGTTCACCAAAGACGCCCAGAGTTTCTTCAACAAGGCTGCAGAGGCCTTCAGGAAGATAAGAAACGCAGATGAGGGTCCCTGGTTGGTGGTGAACTACGGGAACCTGGCGTGGCTGCACCACCACCTGGGAGACCAAGCAGAGAGTCAGGCTTACCTGTCAAAGGTCGACGCCCTGATGAATAAATACCCATCTCCATCCCAGGATGAGCTCCATCCAGAGATCTACGCTGAGAAAGCCTGGACCCTGATGAAGTTCAGCCCTGACAAAACGCTGGCTGCAGATTACATCCAGAGAGCCATCAGGATGCAGCCGGGCATGGTGGAGTGGAACAGCAGCTACATCTTAGCCCTACGGTATGCTTCTAATCACAGCGACACAGGGCTGGAGGCTGACCTTCTGGAGAAAGTGAGACTCGCCATGGAACAGGATCCAGAGAACTTGCACCTCGCTGTTCTCTACTTAAATCAACGTGCtaagagaggagaaaaaatTGAAGAAGAAGCACGTGAGTTAGCTAGAAAGGTTTTGAGAAATCCTGTGAGCAGCCACAGTGGTATTAAACTATTGCTCAAGGTTTACAATTACCATGTATCTATTGATGAAGCCATTGATTTGGTAGAGGAGGCTCTGGAAACCCATCCAGATGAGCGTTACCTAAAAAAATGTGCTACACTCTGCTACAAATTGAAGCTCACTTATTTCAGGGACAGTCACCCAGAGCAAAGCATGATAGACAGAGCAATCAGTCTCCTTAAAGATGTGATTGCTCTTTACCCTCATTCTTCACTTGTCAAGAAAATAGACCTTGCAAATGTATACGCAAAGTCAAAATATGGCCAGGATAAAGCTGAGCACATATACCAGGAACTGCTCAAAAGTGATCTGGAACCTGCAGACAAACAGGTGCTCTACAACTACTACGCAAAATATTCAAACTTTGAGCTGAAGGATCGCAACATGTCAATACGATATCACATGATGGCAGCAAAGATACCGCATCAGTCCTTCTTTCGTGGGAACAGCATCACAATTCTGGAAAGAATTAAAGACAGAGGCAGGAACCGAAAGTGTAGAGAAATAGAGGAGTTTCTGGAAAACCTGCAAGAGCCACAGTGA
- the LOC116054886 gene encoding interferon-induced protein with tetratricopeptide repeats 1B-like isoform X1: MMSAAQSQTTLESKLEALQCHFTWDQEMSKSLILRRKDNVDDIGTEEGNSWLGHIYNLRGFIQYKLGFTKDAQSFFNKAAEAFRKIRNADEGPWLVVNYGNLAWLHHHLGDQAESQAYLSKVDALMNKYPSPSQDELHPEIYAEKAWTLMKFSPDKTLAADYIQRAIRMQPGMVEWNSSYILALRYASNHSDTGLEADLLEKVRLAMEQDPENLHLAVLYLNQRAKRGEKIEEEARELARKVLRNPVSSHSGIKLLLKVYNYHVSIDEAIDLVEEALETHPDERYLKKCATLCYKLKLTYFRDSHPEQSMIDRAISLLKDVIALYPHSSLVKKIDLANVYAKSKYGQDKAEHIYQELLKSDLEPADKQVLYNYYAKYSNFELKDRNMSIRYHMMAAKIPHQSFFRGNSITILERIKDRGRNRKCREIEEFLENLQEPQ; the protein is encoded by the coding sequence TGCTGCTCAGAGTCAAACAACACTGGAGTCCAAACTGGAGGCCCTGCAGTGCCACTTCACCTGGGATCAGGAGATGAGCAAGTCCCTAATTTTACGTCGCAAGGACAACGTGGATGACATCGGCACCGAGGAGGGAAACAGCTGGCTGGGTCACATTTACAACCTGCGGGGGTTCATTCAGTACAAGCTGGGGTTCACCAAAGACGCCCAGAGTTTCTTCAACAAGGCTGCAGAGGCCTTCAGGAAGATAAGAAACGCAGATGAGGGTCCCTGGTTGGTGGTGAACTACGGGAACCTGGCGTGGCTGCACCACCACCTGGGAGACCAAGCAGAGAGTCAGGCTTACCTGTCAAAGGTCGACGCCCTGATGAATAAATACCCATCTCCATCCCAGGATGAGCTCCATCCAGAGATCTACGCTGAGAAAGCCTGGACCCTGATGAAGTTCAGCCCTGACAAAACGCTGGCTGCAGATTACATCCAGAGAGCCATCAGGATGCAGCCGGGCATGGTGGAGTGGAACAGCAGCTACATCTTAGCCCTACGGTATGCTTCTAATCACAGCGACACAGGGCTGGAGGCTGACCTTCTGGAGAAAGTGAGACTCGCCATGGAACAGGATCCAGAGAACTTGCACCTCGCTGTTCTCTACTTAAATCAACGTGCtaagagaggagaaaaaatTGAAGAAGAAGCACGTGAGTTAGCTAGAAAGGTTTTGAGAAATCCTGTGAGCAGCCACAGTGGTATTAAACTATTGCTCAAGGTTTACAATTACCATGTATCTATTGATGAAGCCATTGATTTGGTAGAGGAGGCTCTGGAAACCCATCCAGATGAGCGTTACCTAAAAAAATGTGCTACACTCTGCTACAAATTGAAGCTCACTTATTTCAGGGACAGTCACCCAGAGCAAAGCATGATAGACAGAGCAATCAGTCTCCTTAAAGATGTGATTGCTCTTTACCCTCATTCTTCACTTGTCAAGAAAATAGACCTTGCAAATGTATACGCAAAGTCAAAATATGGCCAGGATAAAGCTGAGCACATATACCAGGAACTGCTCAAAAGTGATCTGGAACCTGCAGACAAACAGGTGCTCTACAACTACTACGCAAAATATTCAAACTTTGAGCTGAAGGATCGCAACATGTCAATACGATATCACATGATGGCAGCAAAGATACCGCATCAGTCCTTCTTTCGTGGGAACAGCATCACAATTCTGGAAAGAATTAAAGACAGAGGCAGGAACCGAAAGTGTAGAGAAATAGAGGAGTTTCTGGAAAACCTGCAAGAGCCACAGTGA
- the LOC116054886 gene encoding interferon-induced protein with tetratricopeptide repeats 1B-like isoform X3: MMSQTTLESKLEALQCHFTWDQEMSKSLILRRKDNVDDIGTEEGNSWLGHIYNLRGFIQYKLGFTKDAQSFFNKAAEAFRKIRNADEGPWLVVNYGNLAWLHHHLGDQAESQAYLSKVDALMNKYPSPSQDELHPEIYAEKAWTLMKFSPDKTLAADYIQRAIRMQPGMVEWNSSYILALRYASNHSDTGLEADLLEKVRLAMEQDPENLHLAVLYLNQRAKRGEKIEEEARELARKVLRNPVSSHSGIKLLLKVYNYHVSIDEAIDLVEEALETHPDERYLKKCATLCYKLKLTYFRDSHPEQSMIDRAISLLKDVIALYPHSSLVKKIDLANVYAKSKYGQDKAEHIYQELLKSDLEPADKQVLYNYYAKYSNFELKDRNMSIRYHMMAAKIPHQSFFRGNSITILERIKDRGRNRKCREIEEFLENLQEPQ; this comes from the coding sequence TCAAACAACACTGGAGTCCAAACTGGAGGCCCTGCAGTGCCACTTCACCTGGGATCAGGAGATGAGCAAGTCCCTAATTTTACGTCGCAAGGACAACGTGGATGACATCGGCACCGAGGAGGGAAACAGCTGGCTGGGTCACATTTACAACCTGCGGGGGTTCATTCAGTACAAGCTGGGGTTCACCAAAGACGCCCAGAGTTTCTTCAACAAGGCTGCAGAGGCCTTCAGGAAGATAAGAAACGCAGATGAGGGTCCCTGGTTGGTGGTGAACTACGGGAACCTGGCGTGGCTGCACCACCACCTGGGAGACCAAGCAGAGAGTCAGGCTTACCTGTCAAAGGTCGACGCCCTGATGAATAAATACCCATCTCCATCCCAGGATGAGCTCCATCCAGAGATCTACGCTGAGAAAGCCTGGACCCTGATGAAGTTCAGCCCTGACAAAACGCTGGCTGCAGATTACATCCAGAGAGCCATCAGGATGCAGCCGGGCATGGTGGAGTGGAACAGCAGCTACATCTTAGCCCTACGGTATGCTTCTAATCACAGCGACACAGGGCTGGAGGCTGACCTTCTGGAGAAAGTGAGACTCGCCATGGAACAGGATCCAGAGAACTTGCACCTCGCTGTTCTCTACTTAAATCAACGTGCtaagagaggagaaaaaatTGAAGAAGAAGCACGTGAGTTAGCTAGAAAGGTTTTGAGAAATCCTGTGAGCAGCCACAGTGGTATTAAACTATTGCTCAAGGTTTACAATTACCATGTATCTATTGATGAAGCCATTGATTTGGTAGAGGAGGCTCTGGAAACCCATCCAGATGAGCGTTACCTAAAAAAATGTGCTACACTCTGCTACAAATTGAAGCTCACTTATTTCAGGGACAGTCACCCAGAGCAAAGCATGATAGACAGAGCAATCAGTCTCCTTAAAGATGTGATTGCTCTTTACCCTCATTCTTCACTTGTCAAGAAAATAGACCTTGCAAATGTATACGCAAAGTCAAAATATGGCCAGGATAAAGCTGAGCACATATACCAGGAACTGCTCAAAAGTGATCTGGAACCTGCAGACAAACAGGTGCTCTACAACTACTACGCAAAATATTCAAACTTTGAGCTGAAGGATCGCAACATGTCAATACGATATCACATGATGGCAGCAAAGATACCGCATCAGTCCTTCTTTCGTGGGAACAGCATCACAATTCTGGAAAGAATTAAAGACAGAGGCAGGAACCGAAAGTGTAGAGAAATAGAGGAGTTTCTGGAAAACCTGCAAGAGCCACAGTGA